A DNA window from Arachis duranensis cultivar V14167 chromosome 3, aradu.V14167.gnm2.J7QH, whole genome shotgun sequence contains the following coding sequences:
- the LOC107477652 gene encoding protein FAF-like, chloroplastic translates to MMSNMIQNQSMLPPLMKIEEDESMVKLKQGIVTILTPSSASSLRRTLSADMSSKKWMHDLQQQQQEEKDNQDSFKMKKIASSEELTQHLPNNSYSSSSSSDEGEEEEEEAERERLAIWSSILKNKKEEQEKSRGGFDTWGSIMSMKSDSDSNSNNKNNQSLEMTKSLPVSVTVTPYVHPLVKRSKSSLSDKSLEICTESLGSETGSDSLLFSSSSSSPSFPSGESEKVVKESEQEQEQEEQQEQEENIHVAAITKSKLLSHPRCFPPPLPSLSFRGCNKNKEDSSSSSSSLHMKPHRDNGRLVLQAVSLPSNNNFNAQRQDGRLVLTFANDQEVPEAEEEENYDDEGMEEEEEFEEEDEEEEEEEEEEEEEEEEEEEEEEEEEEEEEEEEEEEEEEEEEEEEEEEEEEEEEEEEEEEEEESEVVMEKKAPLMSSGITTTTTTTVNSGGGNLHRLTLMMNNNSNNNKTIGLVNRNMNPNWSDKFNKKGMNMNLEDVNVSVVARLIPSSPGSAASPPPSSFNLNAYEYFWKTPKPSSKLPNNNNNNNNNEQHQQLLVLRAKNGDYLVHNFKGCKDSRRSLLFWEPYCIATS, encoded by the coding sequence ATGATGAGCAACATGATCCAAAATCAAAGCATGCTACCACCATTGATgaagatagaagaagatgaaagcatGGTGAAGCTGAAGCAAGGCATAGTCACCATTTTAACACCCTCCTCTGCTTCTTCCTTAAGGAGGACACTCTCTGCTGACATGTCCTCCAAGAAATGGATGCATGatcttcaacaacaacaacaagaggaAAAAGATAACCAAGATTCCTTCAAGATGAAGAAGATCGCTTCGTCGGAGGAGCTCACGCAACACCTTCCCAATAATTCatattcctcttcttcttcttctgacgaaggagaagaagaggaggaggaagcaGAAAGGGAGAGGCTCGCCATTTGGAGCTCGATCCTTAAGAACAAGAAAGAGGAGCAAGAGAAATCCAGGGGAGGGTTCGATACATGGGGATCAATCATGTCCATGAAGAGCGACAGCGacagcaacagcaacaacaagaacaatcaGAGCCTTGAAATGACGAAATCGTTGCCGGTGAGTGTGACGGTTACACCTTATGTTCATCCTCTTGTGAAGAGATCGAAGAGCTCTCTCAGTGATAAGAGCCTTGAAATCTGCACTGAGAGTCTTGGATCAGAGACTGGCTCTGATTCCttgctcttctcctcttcttcttcttctccttctttcccTTCAGGGGAATCAGAGAAGGTAGTGAAAGAAtcagaacaagaacaagaacaagaagaacaacaagaacaagaagagaACATTCATGTTGCTGCAATAACAAAGAGTAAGTTGTTATCGCATCCAAGGTGTTTTCCTCCACCACTTCCTTCACTTTCTTTCCGTGGTtgcaataagaacaaggaagattcttcttcttcttcctcttcactgCACATGAAGCCGCATCGTGACAATGGAAGGTTGGTTCTTCAAGCTGTGTCACTCCCTTCAAACAACAACTTCAACGCTCAACGCCAAGACGGTCGTCTCGTCCTCACTTTCGCCAATGATCAGGAAGTTCCCGAAGCCGAAGAAGAGGAGAATTATGATGATGAAGGtatggaggaagaggaggagtttgaagaagaagatgaagaagaagaagaagaagaagaagaagaagaagaagaagaagaagaagaagaagaagaagaagaagaagaagaagaagaagaagaagaagaagaagaagaagaagaagaagaagaagaagaagaagaagaagaagaagaagaagaagaagaagaagaagaagaagaggaggaggaggaggaggaaagtGAAGTTGTTATGGAGAAGAAAGCGCCATTAATGTCAAGTGGGATTACTACTACTACCACTACTACTGTTAATAGTGGCGGTGGTAATCTTCATAGGCTAACATTGATGAtgaacaacaacagcaacaacaacaaaacaatTGGGTTGGTGAATAGAAACATGAATCCAAATTGGTCAGACAAGTTCAACAAGAAAGGGATGAACATGAATTTGGAGGATGTGAATGTTAGTGTTGTTGCAAGGTTGATTCCTTCATCACCAGGATCAGCAGCATCACCACCACCCTCTTCTTTCAATCTCaatgcctatgaatacttttgGAAGACACCAAAACCTTCTTCTAAGCTtccaaacaacaacaacaacaacaacaacaatgagcAACACCAACAGTTGCTGGTGCTAAGAGCCAAGAATGGTGACTACTTGGTTCACAATTTCAAGGGCTGCAAGGATTCTAGAAGGTCCTTGCTCTTCTGGGAACCCTATTGCATTGCCACTTCCTGA